A stretch of DNA from Gambusia affinis linkage group LG24, SWU_Gaff_1.0, whole genome shotgun sequence:
accatGGCaacgaaacaaaaacaaaccatcttccctccacttcctgttgtcgtctttgTCGATTTCACCAGTagaaacatccagctgttgatcatcAGTcatgtgatgcgaaaaaagtgttgatgttgcagttttgtggCACACATCTGTTTCCATACGCTTGAAAAAaccaccaaaaacatttttacagaaaaacaagttttttttgttttttttttttggtttatttttaaccttGGTGTTTCTATTAAGCAACCTTATTTTTCTAATCTCAGGCGGCTGATGGAGACGCAGCTACTGAGCAAGTAATTGCacaatttgcttaatggaaaggcgttaattaaaaataaaattctcgCTGATTGGTGAAAGGTTTTGGCATTAGGATGAGGTGGgttcattttgcaaaactgaaagtctcatgatcaacaactggatgttgccactggtgcAGAACATGAAGAATACAACAGGAAGTACATGAAGAATGATGTTACTGCGTGAACAAACTTAATCacgtgtgatttttttttttaatacagttttcttatttattacaaacaccacaattacaaaatagtgttttttttaacatttgcattAATATTGTCAAGAGTTTTGcatacatttgtaatggaaacgcagctctTCACCATCTTCCTGTTTCACACTCTCATGTTTGCGCGCgcgcgtttgtgtgtgtgtgtgtgtgtgtgtgtgtgtcttctgTTGCTACTGCGTCTCCTGTGTTGTCTGTGCTTATTCAGGCGTCCAGCTGCTTTATTTATCTAACTTGTCAGTCATTTCAGAGGCTCACACTAACACGTCGATGCTTCTTGAGGGGGCCATTTGAAGAGAATGTGGACAAACTTTTTGCCTCTTATTGTTGTGTTGAAATGACTAAATCTGAGTTGAATAATTACACAATTAATTGCTTAAATGATGATTTGATTTGTCACAAATATGTTTGcgtaaagaagaaaacaagccGGAGTGTGcattgtttgtgtctgtgtgtgtgtgtgtgtgtgtgtgtgtgtgttttgacacGTCTTGCCGCCTCGTCAGCAGCAGTGGGAGCAGCGGAGGAAGCCACCCCAGCAGCAGTCGCAGCAGCAGCCGAGAGAACAGCGGCAGTGGCAGCGTGGGCGTGCCCATCGCCGTGCCGACACCTGCCCCGCCCACAGTATTCCCAGGTAACCCTGGGCATCCTTTAACCTCCTCGGCCGGAAACTAACTGAACTAATCCGAGCGTCTGGTTATACTTCAGATCTGCTGTACTTCCCCTCCCTCacctgtctttttttgtttccttccttccttcattcctttcttccttcctgacCTGTAACCCCCCACTTTTACCCATCAGGTTCAGCCCCTCTCCCACCTAACACGGCCAAATCTCCCCCTAACACTGCCACCACCCCCGGGCCACCTCCTTCTGTCCTAGACGGCCCACAACAGGCCCCTAACCCCTCTGTAGAGATCCCGCCTGTGCCCCCACCCCCTCCTCAGCTCCCTGCCTCCATGGCCCCCTCAGGCACCGGCCCCACTTCTTATGGCAACCCCGCACAAGGTGAGTGGGAGAAGCTCACCCTGCACGCCCCCACCCTTCATCCCACCGCCCCATACTTGGTACGTCCATGTCTGTCTTGTAAACGTTCCTCACTGCTATCAAAGAGTCGCTGGGTTTTCTCTGGATGTTGTCCGGTGTGTTTGTGTCTAGAGGTCAGAAACAAACGCACCGAGATGCAACTTGCTCTTTATTATGTagtaatgtcttttttttaagctttacatcatgGTTTAATGTTATTCCCCCATCagaacatacctggagtgtttccttttttccccccttatgtttgagaaatcttttaatctcccatggcaaccattcagctgtgtaaacCGCCTGGGGCAACCAAGCTTTGaaatgcagctcctcctcaaagcctcagtttccaagcttccaagCTGTGACTcccccactcggctccttcagactagccaggagcaattagcaaacaactgTGAACAACTTCTCAGTGAAACCCggagaaaaatgttgtttaaaggTTTAATAGAGGAGCGGCGTTGTGATGAcgtcctgaaggcggagtttcagaagaagcaggagcttcttaaagagacagaagcccaatttcaaggcattaaatcatgaaatcaaatgtcttttaaagctagatagataaatctttattgtcattgtcacaagaacaacaaaatttaaaggggcagtatcaggCACATATTGCCATATAAAAATATTccatatattaaatatgatagtaacaacttccacacagAAGAGTGTTGAAATACACCTAGAAATATGCAAAGAAGTTGCGGCTCAGTCTAATCACTTCATTTCTGAGCGTTTGTCAGCGTTTGTAGCCCCTCAGATGTCCCATCATCCTCCTCACTGCGTCTGGTGAGACGTTGTGTTGTTCTGATGTAAAATGCACGAACCgtcttttctcttttgtccccgtttgttttctgtttgttgtatTTAGCTTTTTTACCTCTCCTGCTGGTGCCCTAAAAGGCAGATTCTTGACTTTTCTCATCTCAAACATCATGAATCATTTAGGTTTTCCTTCAGAGTCATTTGAATTTCTGTCTATGTATATAAGATAAATAACAGATGGCATATATTTAGTTTAATATAACTTAATCATACGGTATTTAATTAGCACCTAGCATCTGTTTGTAAGTTGTTTAAATGTTGCAGAATTAGCCAAGTGTTaatgtttgtaatttctttcaCCAACTGAGGAgtctctgctgccccctgctgtcgTCTGTCGATAGGTGCGCCTCAGTTCTACAGCATGAACCGCCCGGCGCAGCAGCAGCCCCAGAACCCCCAGGTCGGGGGGTCTCTGCCGTTCCGCCGGCCCTCGTCGGTCACGGGCCAGCCCAACACGGCCCACCACAACCAGAGCCAGCTCAACGGGGGGCCGCACTTCGCCCAGAACCAAGGTAACACAGAACGGGTCCAAACTCGCTTCGTCACAAAACTCCCAGGCATTTTTATTAGGGTTTCATGGGACAAAGCAGCACATAACTGTGGTAGAGGATTAGATATTGTTGCATACAATTTTTTAGTCTTTAGAACGTTTATAAAATCATCTGTCCTTTTCCTTCTACGTAACATTTATGACTGAGGTGAGCTACTTAAAATACAAGACTTTGTAGGAGGGGCTTTTCCATTTCTGCTGCTTGACAcaaataaagcttttatttccatttgtccTTCTTTACTTTCTATATTGAAGCTTTTAGCTTGTAGAGGAAACTGATCTCTGgcttgtttctcttttattaaatcatttccTGTCCGACTCTGATGCTTCGTATCGACATCAGTCACTCTttcacttagtttttttttttttcttattgcaatattttgtcCTGTGTTCTCTGCCAGAAATTGTCAACTTGATAAAGAGCTTTTTATGTTCTCCTTTCAAATGTATTCACTTTACCAACACTGAAATTGAGATAGCAAACATCAAATGAATATTCGGAGACTCTACTTTTTCTGTGGAGCCTCTGCTCCTCTTTCTCTGATCTTTAACTCTGTTGTGCTTCTCTTGTATTCTCTAACCTCCTGCTGGTGTCTCATTGTGTGTACTGGTGCTAGCAGGCCCACACGCGCCCCCTCCCCCATCCATGCAGATCACCCCGCAGCTGCCTCTCATGGGCTTTGTGGCCCGAGTTCAGGAGACTAGTAAGTAGCGTTTTAGCGCCTTGCTCCCTCTACGTGACCTTGGCTTCCTCATCGGctgctgtctgtctctgtttcttgCTGTCCTGTCCACCAACATTCAGACTAAAACTGCAGGAATTAAGTTTGAGACGTTAAAAGTGAATTTGGGATAGCTGCGGGTTTCTGTGGCATGTCACTGTGgaattattcttttattttccatgcATCATATTTGTGTCTATGTCAGCATGTCTCTTTTTGAACCCGCATGGCACCTTTGTGTTTACGTCCTGAACCCTTCAGCGTTTTCTCGGTCGCCTCTTTCCTTCAACATGAGTCGCCTGGCGTTCCCTGTAGTTTCAGACGTGCCGCCTCCACCGCCGCCCTCTGACGAGCCGGTGTTCGAAGAGCCCACCCCTCCCCCTCCTCCGCCCGAGGACtatgaggatgaggaggaggaagaggagtcgGCGGTGGTGGAGTACACCGACCCCTACGCCGAGGAAGACCCACCATGGGCCCCACGCAACTACCTGGAGAAAggtttgtgttctttttttaatttttttatctgagtttattttgtttcgGATACGTTTTTATGTtccaaaactgaactttgacctccTGAAGCAAGGAGAGCATCCACCTCTTCTCATTTCTTCTCAATGCTACTGAAATTTGAATTTGCTTCAAAGCtggaaaaccaaacagtttCAATGAACTTGAATGTTTGTTCTGGGATATTTAACAGCAGTCAAATATCCCAACTCCCCCAGAAGCTGTTTTCCGATGTTCAAATCTACGCTTTGTACGTCTTTGTTCCCTCGCCTCAGTGGTGGCCATTTACGACTACAGCCGCGACAAAGAAGACGAGCTGTCCTTCCAGGAGGGCGCCATCATCTACGTGATCAAGAAGAACGACGACGGCTGGTTTGAGGGAGTGATGAACGGGACCACGGGTCTCTTCCCCGGTAACTATGTGGAATCCATCATGCACTACGCCGACTGAGCAGCCCTCCTCTGATCGGAGCGGGCGGAGACGTGGATCAGACGGAGCACGACCTCCATCCGAGCGAAGCCGTTGTAAAGCACACGACAAACTGAGGTCATTCTTTCGACATAGTTGTCGCCATTGTAAAACAACCACTGCTCTAGATATATCCTCCCTtgtaatgtttctttctttctttgaccAAACAGGAGTGTTAAGTTATGAAGCCactacagtttgtttttttgggttttttttccgttttgttgttgtttaccaAGTCGCCCTTactttaaacaatatttatttgtagTCGAAGAAAGGGCTGGAGGAAAATGCCTTCATGTGTAGATTTCTCCTCAACACTCCAGAGACAACAAGATCCTCAATaagtgggggaggggggagggggttGGGTTTCCAGATTTCCAGTCGGGTACCTCAGGGACGGTGCCAAAGCTGAGCAAGACAAGCACACAGGATGTCTTAACGTGACGTCTGTAGGCAAAACGAGTGCTTTAGGTGAGAGTTCGGATCGTTTTCTGCAAAGTTTCATTTGACGAAACGCAACGTTTCAGGCAGGCGGGTCGATTCGTGCTTCACTTCGCAAGCCGGCGTGCGATTTCCGAAGAGAAGGAATCCTCATCCAGCCCTGGAATAACGCGTGTTTTTTGGAAGgggagcattttatttttctttcttttctttttttttttatggttttgctTGCAGAGCGTCGGactgcatgttttctttcctattGATTACCGTCTTAATATTTTCAGATATGGTGTGGTTTGGTTTTTCTATATTCGCCCTCTTACTCAGACGACGACGTCATCTCTCGGTCATCTCTCGGTCATCTCTCGGTCATCTCTCGGTCATCTCTCGGTCATCTCTCGGTCATCTCTCGGTCATCTCTCAGACGCTTGTGCCATATTGAAGTGTGTGTTGCTGTTCAGAGGTTATCAATCACTTCATTCGCAATAAAAGTCGCCGGTGGGGGTTTGAGGGACTGGTactaaaatgcaaaactttCTCAGCTTCTCCCCCCCTGAGTCGTTTCAAATCGAAAGCACATAcgtttgtaataaaaaaaaacaaaaaaaggtgtagaagaagaaataatatAACTGTGAGATGTATTATGTCCTCACGGATGGACTTGTCGAATATGAAAAGAAGCCAGCTGTCGCGTTGAAATGGTTTTAGCGGCCAtactgagcaaaaaaaataaataaaattcacttgtCCTCCGTATAGTTCAATACGCTTGGCCGTTGGGTGTTTCCACCATGTCaggatctttattttttattttaaatggagaaaaaaaaaaaacagaaataagtgGGTCTGTATGTGAGTCTTGCATGCCATTGTTCTGATCTGTAAACCTACATGGCGAGATCACCCATTTCTAAGAAAAAGACGAGCCGCCCTGACCAGTAACAACCAGCCTCATCCAAAGAGACTGTCTAACTTCAAGCCCACGTCCGAGGAGTCGCTCTCTGACCTGAAAGTAGCCATCATTACGTCACCCGTGGACCATTATGTGCAAGCTGCTAGTGAATCCAGCAGGCGGGATATTTACGTAACACTACATAGATGACACTAAACGGTCAAAACTTACATGTAAGGCCTTTGGCCTGCAGGATTCACAACCTTCTGGAGTCACGGATGTCCCTTAGGACGTCAGGTTAACAGTCCATAATGCCATTGTGTTGCACAGTCAAAGTTGAATTGCAGAAGTATCATATTTGTAAAATCATGAGaacaaagacaataaagttATTAAGATTTACTGGTGCGCACGTGTCTATTTTTGTGGCTCAGATTTAAGGAGGTTGATTGTAAACATGGTTCTGGGGTGAAGTTAGCTGGTTTGGCTAATTAAGGATGAGCAGCTTTCGCTTTGTAAATCTCATTCCCTCTACATGTGAAGCTTGTTGCtgaggtctaaaaatcaaccactgtcttCTCTCCTGTGAGAAAGGTTTGACTGTTTCAGGCACTTAAAAGTCACCAATGTGTATTTTTTCGGTTTGGCCACTAGATGGGGCTGTGGCCCAAGTATTGCTGGATTTCAGATTACGTAATGCAAACGTCACGCAAAAAGGAAATGGAGCCTGTTTACTTCTGTTAATCCAAGTTCAAGATGCCTGTTCTAATAGAGAGAAAGATCAATGTTTCGTGTTCCCGACGTAGTTGAACACAAGGGAGTTGGATTTAAAAATACGTGTCGAAGAAGGACGAGAAAAGTGGATCAACAATCTACGGATAAAAGCAGGAGTTGCAGAAACTAACAACGCCGGAGTTTGCAGCGACCACTTTCCAACAGGTAGGAATGGCGTcgtttaaattgtattttcagataCTTTGGACAGTTACTTAGAAAGACGGGCGTGTGTaaggtaaaatatatttttacgcCCTAGCTTCGTTGTTCCCGGAAAAGGTTTTGAGTGCTACTGTTGTTAGCAGCTAGCTTAGTGCGCAGCAGGTGACGTAGATTCCCAAGATTGGCACCCTACTGTGTGACCATTTCCAGAAGGACCTCGCTACAGtaaacagaaaggggcggggacgGACCACTGTCAGTCTCATACCTTATGTGGTAAAGGGGACCACTGCACTGCGGAAGTGAAGGGGGTGCTATTTCATATATTATCCGCGGTCTcccgttttattttattttgaaatctggGGAAAACATTCATCTTCAGGAAGGAGTTCCACTGTCGtctcttttatttactaaaGCGCAACTTAGTTTTCTAGCAAATTCTGTAGCTTTctgtgtacttttttttttttttttctgtgtgctcCTTAGTTGCATTTTTCGGGTTTGCTACTGGGGGTAGTAACACGAGTaactaaattgaattaaaatccCTCAAAGTCTTCATTGTTTACTGCTAATTCCGCTATCATTGGCTCAGTAAAAGGTAAATTCTCCAATAAAACACCATTTTCACTTTCTTAAGGATGTAGGGctaattaaattacataaacGAGATCTAAAAGTCATTCCAGTTTAATTCTATGGCCACCCTGTTGAAGCTGTAgcaaattttaaatactttgtcATTCTTGGGCAGCCAGCTCAACTTTGCTGAAAACGCTAACtatatatttaagaaatgttctCAGAGTCTCTTATCTCTTAAGAACTAGTGATCGTGGGGTTACCCAACTAGAGGTTGTGTTCAAGACAATGTTGagtgttttaacttttcatctcCTCTGCTGACACGAGATGCAGACAaacttttaagaatattttccaTAGCAGGTAAATAGTGGAGAAACCAAAGACAACTTTGTCTCaactgtttgctgctgaaagaACAGGGAACAGCAGGGAATATTTTAGCAGATGGCACCTAAGGCAACCTCTGGCAACTAACATCTAGTAGAAGTGATTATTGACAGTGCAATAATCGCTATTGACCACACTagataacatttatttactctATACACAAATTATAGATATTGTGATTCTatgaatgtgtttaattttgtcGTTTTGGAGATTGTAATGAAGGTGTTCATTACTtgtataaaaacacttaaaagggGTTGAATGATGAGACAAATacaaattgaagtattttattgttgtgttttgtgtagTGGCATCTCAGCTGGAACTGATGgtgtcctgttaaaataaaacaaacaaatggatgggtTTTGAAATTgtctgaaataaactgaaatgtttgtagatGTGGCTtacctctgtctcttcctctgctgGGTGTTCAGGCTAAAAGATTCCCCGGGGGCCTGAACACCTTATAAAGGTTCCGGAAGAGACCAAATGCAGATGGAAGAGGGGTAGCGATGGAACTATACATTTTAGAAGTTTAATgattggatttatatttatagaaaggtattttagaaatgaaatggctgattaaaaatgaagagtgttgttattattatggtgaagatttagttgttttgtcaAGATTGTCTGTGTATAGGTATTTTGTCCTACCTTGTTTCTTGGTGGGGTTGTTAATGGGAGCAGCCAGGGACTATAAAAACCTGTATGTTGGCCACATTGCAGGGTAGTAGGTGTGGCTGCTGCTGAGACCCATGGCCATTGTAAGCAGGATTGTCTTTATGTTAAATGTTGGAGAATAAACACCTGGTTGGTCTGCACTATTTCTCTGCTTCAAGACTCCTCTGTAAACCAGCCGCTAAGGGCCATCCTAACGGAGATGAAGGAAAATTTCCACCTCGATGGACTAAATAgtttctatttaattttgttctatGTGTAAGACGCTACCAGCAAAAATTCTCTTGGAATAATTTGgcatcacaaaagaaaaaaaatgaatttttgcTCGAATTTAAcaaccatatttttttttttttgtgaacccagttaatttgttctttattgACTTTTGCTCAATTAAGTTTCTTAGGAAtaaatcatgttgttttttatgtctccttatttcttttattcctcCTATAATTGATGGAGACATACAGTTATTTATAATGTGTAAAGGTCTTGTTTAAGTATTTCAATTAGCCCTGAAtccttaagaaaatgaaaaagtatgGTGTTAGAGAATTTATCCATTTATGGTGCCAGTAATGCCGGAATTAATAATAACgactttgatattttgatgTGGCGATGTAGTTATGTTGCTACACCACTAGCAACGAAAAGATGCAactaaggagcagatttagaagtacaGAGAAAGTTACAGAATTTAAGAACTGAGCTCTGCTAAAGCTCACGGTTCTTGCTGACAGAGGAACTCCATCCTAAAGATGAAGATATATCTCAGAtttcataagaaaataaagtttttattttcttttgaaatctgtgatattTCTTCCCCTTTAGGAAGGTGTTTCACTCTCGGCATATATTTTAACTTCTCTCTTATTTACTTCAGCGCAGCTCAGTTTTTAGCAAAATCTGTAGCTTTTCTAAGTGCTTTCTAAATCTGCTTCTTAATCGCATCTTTTTTTGGCCTgctactgcctctagtggcgtgggGGTGGTAGCACAATGTGGTAATTAcattactaaatcagaatagcacaaagtctttattatttatgatttattctGGCATTACTGGAACCGTAAAATATAAATTCCCTCACAAAAGTAGACACCGTTTCATTTTCTTAAGGAAGTAGAGCTAATTAAAAGAGATAAACAAGACCTGAAAGTGGTCAACTTGTTGAAACTGTGGCAAATTTTAAATTCCTTGTGTCATTCCTGGACAATCAGCTCAACTTGGCTAAAACAAGTCTCTTTAAGAACTTAGAGTTCTTAAAGAGAACTTTGAGAACTCTTGACGTTCTAACCATAATTTTAGAACTTTAAGAGTTCTTAAAGTTCTCTTTAAGAGCTTTAAGGAGAAGTTCTAAAGTAGCTATTTTGCTTAGCTACTGCTGATATTCCTTATTTAAATATAACCTATAATTTCCCCCGAATTCCTTTGTTTTGCATTCATTGAAGAAATAGTTGGTCAAAAGAGGTAATCTGCTTCCCAAAATTATGTAAAGGTTCATTAAGAGAAGAACTTAAAAAGTTCTTAAAGTCCTTCTCTTTAAGAACTCTTAAAGTCCTTCTCTTTAAGAACTCTTAAAGTCCTTCTCTTTAAGAACTTTAAGAGTTCTTAAACCAATGTGTTAGCCAAGTTGAGCTGACTGTCCAGGAATGACACAAGGAATTTAAAATTTGCCACAGTTTCAACAGGTTGGCCATTAAGTGAAACTGGAACCACTTTCAGGTCTTGTTTATCTCTTTTAATTAGCTCTACTTCCTTAAGAAAATGAAACGGTATCTACTTTTGTGAGGGAATATATATTTTACGGTTCCAGTAATGCCagaataaatcataaataataaagactttgtgctattctgatttagtaatgTAATTACCACATTGTCTAGTACAACCTCTATTTAGGTAGAGGTTGTAGAGGTTTGTAGGTtgaatcaaaatgttaaaacttaacatttattttgttcctcCTATAATCGATGGAGATATGTGGAAATTATTTATGATGTATTGTTATTTAATTAGCTGTACAtccttaagaaaatgaaaatatatggTGTTTTATaagataatttatcttttaaggTGCCAGAAATGCCtaaattaatagtaaataaagaGTTTGTGGTATTCTGATTTAGCaatataattatattagttgtgctaccacccccacgccactagaggcagtagcAGGGCCGAAAAGAAGCGactaaggagcagatttagaagttcaCCGAAACTACAGAATTTTCtaaaaactgtgagctgcgCTGAAGTAAATAAGAGAGAAGTTAAAATACATGCTGAGTGAAACAACTTCCTGAAGGTGAAAATatatcagatttaaaaagaaaaaattaaaacggGAGGCCGcggataatataggaaatagcgcccccttgaCTTCCGAagtgcaatggtcccatttccaaataaagtGAGACTGACAGTGGTTCGTCCCCgtccctttctgtttgctgcagcgaggtccTTCTTGGTGTACTTGGCAATAGGCGCCAAATGTGTAGTTTTTGGGTTTGGCCACTAGATGGTGCTGAGGGACTCCGAGGGTGACACCAGGTGTTGACTCTTCCACTGCAGTTTTTGACCGCTACAGTGGAATCTTTAATATTACAGTTTACCTCGGAGTTTCTGGGTTTGTGCACAAATTTTCTCGTCTGAATTgagtaaaatctaaatttgcACATCAAGAAGACCTTTGTGACCGACTTTACATACGTTAGCTCCTCAGCACGTCATAAAACAgcttaaatgtcagaaataaagCAGGGAGGCAGTCAACATAACGGCATGCTTTATTGATGTACAGTAAAGCATTTTATAGTACAGTAGTAAGGCATACATTTGATGGACTCTGATATGTTGTAAAGTACCaaagtatttgaaaaaaaattaggtGAAAATGACattctttgaaaaagaaaaagaaataaatcaacttgGGTCCAAATTTCAAACTCACTGGGTCATGCTGCAGGAATCTGATGAAACAActaatttattacaaattaagatttagttttttttcttttagtcacATGTTAATATCAGAGCAAAGCCAACCTGCTTTGaaccaaagacaaaatgtaacaaaaaaccAGATTAGGTTTGACAGAACATTCAGCGTCCACCAGTGTTCAATTAGAAAtatctttttgatttttactaATCTTGGAGTGTGGAACTGATTAGAGGTCAAACTAACATCCAAACTTCACGTGAGGTTGTTGAGTTAATAACAGGTAATAACAGTTAAAATGTAACCTATGCTGCATGGATCAAGGCATTGACTGTTAAAGTTTCTAGTCTGAGGAAGACTTTTCTTTCTCCGTGTGAAATGGGAGCAGattcattcttcttctttagacgatagaaaaaaaacaacaacttggtTTTGCACTTGAACACTTTGACCTTTTGAGCAGCCAAgccacaaatctgacctttgaGGGAAATGACACATTTGTAGTTGTAACAAGACAGATGTAAGATTTGTGAAAGTCAAGTGATGAGCTGCAAATCAACGTGTTGAATTTGTTTACCtagtaaaaagttaaaaaacccaaaaactcaacagcgccctctggtgACTTTCTGAAAACTCTTCTCAATGCAATGAggcgtttttcttttttttaatctttgctttACTGTTAGGATCAGCAGAGCTTGTACTGTCCAAAATATTAATgtccaaaaaaccaaaacaaactgttatGAAGTTTTAGGcaccacacactcacacacacaaagagaacTGCCTCTTAGAAAACACCCCCATTGTTACAATCGTTTGAAACTAGTGAGAAATGCTTCAGCTCATTTCCCCAGTTAGAAAGAGATAGCAAATATATGAGGACACTGAAGACGCCGTCTCTGTTTCTCAACCCCGCTTCTCGTTTTATACAATTGCATAGAAGTTTA
This window harbors:
- the abi2b gene encoding abl interactor 2b isoform X7: MAELQMLLEEEIPAGRGALLDSFTNLERVAEYCESNYVQSPDKQRALEETKNYTTQSLASVAYLINTLANNVLQMLDIQASQLRRMESSINHISQTVDIHKEKVARREIGILTTNKNTSRTHKIIAPANPERPVRYIRKPIDYSLLDDMGHGVKWLQRFKASAQNMKTGGGVLPRTNPPTQKPPSPPMSGKGTLGSSGSSGGSHPSSSRSSSRENSGSGSVGVPIAVPTPAPPTVFPGSAPLPPNTAKSPPNTATTPGPPPSVLDGPQQAPNPSVEIPPVPPPPPQLPASMAPSGTGPTSYGNPAQGAPQFYSMNRPAQQQPQNPQVGGSLPFRRPSSVTGQPNTAHHNQSQLNGGPHFAQNQAGPHAPPPPSMQITPQLPLMGFVARVQETISDVPPPPPPSDEPVFEEPTPPPPPPEDYEDEEEEEESAVVEYTDPYAEEDPPWAPRNYLEKVVAIYDYSRDKEDELSFQEGAIIYVIKKNDDGWFEGVMNGTTGLFPGNYVESIMHYAD
- the abi2b gene encoding abl interactor 2b isoform X1; its protein translation is MAELQMLLEEEIPAGRGALLDSFTNLERVAEYCESNYVQSPDKQRALEETKNYTTQSLASVAYLINTLANNVLQMLDIQASQLRRMESSINHISQTVDIHKEKVARREIGILTTNKNTSRTHKIIAPANPERPVRYIRKPIDYSLLDDMGHGVKWLQRFKASAQNMKTGGGVLPRTNPPTQKPPSPPMSGKGTLGRHSPFRTLEPVRPPVVPNDYVSSPTRNTAPPQQSPAHTASVNQRNRTYSSSGSSGGSHPSSSRSSSRENSGSGSVGVPIAVPTPAPPTVFPGSAPLPPNTAKSPPNTATTPGPPPSVLDGPQQAPNPSVEIPPVPPPPPQLPASMAPSGTGPTSYGNPAQGAPQFYSMNRPAQQQPQNPQVGGSLPFRRPSSVTGQPNTAHHNQSQLNGGPHFAQNQAGPHAPPPPSMQITPQLPLMGFVARVQETISDVPPPPPPSDEPVFEEPTPPPPPPEDYEDEEEEEESAVVEYTDPYAEEDPPWAPRNYLEKVVAIYDYSRDKEDELSFQEGAIIYVIKKNDDGWFEGVMNGTTGLFPGNYVESIMHYAD
- the abi2b gene encoding abl interactor 2b isoform X3, with product MAELQMLLEEEIPAGRGALLDSFTNLERVAEYCESNYVQSPDKQRALEETKNYTTQSLASVAYLINTLANNVLQMLDIQASQLRRMESSINHISQTVDIHKEKVARREIGILTTNKNTSRTHKIIAPANPERPVRYIRKPIDYSLLDDMGHGVKWLQRFKASAQNMKTGGGVLPRTNPPTQKPPSPPMSGKGTLGRHSPFRTLEPVRPPVVPNDYVSSPTRNTAPPQQSPAHTASVNQRNRTYSSSGSSGGSHPSSSRSSSRENSGSGSVGVPIAVPTPAPPTVFPGSAPLPPNTAKSPPNTATTPGPPPSVLDGPQQAPNPSVEIPPVPPPPPQLPASMAPSGTGPTSYGNPAQGAPQFYSMNRPAQQQPQNPQVGGSLPFRRPSSVTGQPNTAHHNQSQLNGGPHFAQNQGPHAPPPPSMQITPQLPLMGFVARVQETISDVPPPPPPSDEPVFEEPTPPPPPPEDYEDEEEEEESAVVEYTDPYAEEDPPWAPRNYLEKVVAIYDYSRDKEDELSFQEGAIIYVIKKNDDGWFEGVMNGTTGLFPGNYVESIMHYAD
- the abi2b gene encoding abl interactor 2b isoform X11; the encoded protein is MAELQMLLEEEIPAGRGALLDSFTNLERVAEYCESNYVQSPDKQRALEETKNYTTQSLASVAYLINTLANNVLQMLDIQASQLRRMESSINHISQTVDIHKEKVARREIGILTTNKNTSRTHKIIAPANPERPVRYIRKPIDYSLLDDMGHGVKWLQRFKASAQNMKTGGGVLPRTNPPTQKPPSPPMSGKGTLGRHSPFRTLEPVRPPVVPNDYVSSPTRNTAPPQQSPAHTASVNQRNRTYSSSGSSGGSHPSSSRSSSRENSGSGSVGVPIAVPTPAPPTVFPGAPQFYSMNRPAQQQPQNPQVGGSLPFRRPSSVTGQPNTAHHNQSQLNGGPHFAQNQAGPHAPPPPSMQITPQLPLMGFVARVQETISDVPPPPPPSDEPVFEEPTPPPPPPEDYEDEEEEEESAVVEYTDPYAEEDPPWAPRNYLEKVVAIYDYSRDKEDELSFQEGAIIYVIKKNDDGWFEGVMNGTTGLFPGNYVESIMHYAD
- the abi2b gene encoding abl interactor 2b isoform X5 — its product is MAELQMLLEEEIPAGRGALLDSFTNLERVAEYCESNYVQSPDKQRALEETKNYTTQSLASVAYLINTLANNVLQMLDIQASQLRRMESSINHISQTVDIHKEKVARREIGILTTNKNTSRTHKIIAPANPERPVRYIRKPIDYSLLDDMGHGVKASAQNMKTGGGVLPRTNPPTQKPPSPPMSGKGTLGRHSPFRTLEPVRPPVVPNDYVSSPTRNTAPPQQSPAHTASVNQRNRTYSSGSSGGSHPSSSRSSSRENSGSGSVGVPIAVPTPAPPTVFPGSAPLPPNTAKSPPNTATTPGPPPSVLDGPQQAPNPSVEIPPVPPPPPQLPASMAPSGTGPTSYGNPAQGAPQFYSMNRPAQQQPQNPQVGGSLPFRRPSSVTGQPNTAHHNQSQLNGGPHFAQNQAGPHAPPPPSMQITPQLPLMGFVARVQETISDVPPPPPPSDEPVFEEPTPPPPPPEDYEDEEEEEESAVVEYTDPYAEEDPPWAPRNYLEKVVAIYDYSRDKEDELSFQEGAIIYVIKKNDDGWFEGVMNGTTGLFPGNYVESIMHYAD